A stretch of Fusobacterium periodonticum ATCC 33693 DNA encodes these proteins:
- the rodA gene encoding rod shape-determining protein RodA, giving the protein MQNSTYLKKISKFSVFFIANIILLFIISLSTIYSATITKTEPFFIKEIIWFVLGLIVFVVVSLIDYRKYYKYSTAIYIFNILMLLSVLVVGTSRLGAKRWIDLGPLALQPSEFSKLLLIFTFSAYLINNYSDKYTGFKAMFMCFLHIFPVFFLIAIEPDLGTSLVIILIYGMLLFLNKLEWKCIITVFASIAGLIPIAYKFLLKEYQKDRIDTFLNPESDALGTGWNITQSKIAIGSGKIFGKGFLNNTQGKLKYLPESHTDFIGSVFLEERGFIGGSMLLLIYIVLLAQILYIADTTQDKFGKYVCYGVATIFFFHIFVNMGMIMGIMPVTGLPLLLMSYGGSSLVFSFLILGVVQSVKIHRGNK; this is encoded by the coding sequence ATGCAAAATAGTACTTACTTGAAAAAAATATCAAAATTCAGTGTATTTTTTATAGCAAACATAATACTACTTTTTATTATTAGTTTGTCTACTATATATAGTGCAACTATCACAAAAACTGAACCTTTTTTTATTAAAGAAATTATTTGGTTTGTGTTGGGGCTTATAGTTTTTGTTGTGGTATCTCTAATAGATTATAGAAAATACTATAAGTATTCCACAGCCATTTATATATTTAATATTCTTATGCTATTATCTGTTTTAGTAGTGGGAACTTCAAGACTAGGAGCAAAAAGATGGATAGATTTAGGCCCTCTAGCTTTACAGCCATCAGAATTTTCAAAATTACTTTTGATATTTACATTTTCAGCTTATTTAATAAATAATTATTCAGATAAGTATACTGGTTTTAAGGCAATGTTTATGTGCTTTTTACATATCTTTCCTGTATTTTTCCTAATAGCAATAGAACCTGACTTAGGGACTTCTCTAGTTATCATTTTAATTTATGGTATGCTACTTTTTTTAAATAAATTGGAATGGAAGTGTATAATAACAGTTTTTGCAAGTATAGCAGGTTTAATCCCAATAGCATATAAGTTTTTACTGAAGGAATATCAAAAAGACAGAATAGATACTTTTTTAAATCCAGAGTCAGATGCATTGGGGACAGGTTGGAATATAACACAATCTAAAATAGCTATAGGTTCAGGAAAAATTTTTGGAAAAGGATTTTTAAATAACACTCAAGGGAAATTAAAATACCTTCCTGAGTCTCATACAGACTTTATAGGTTCAGTTTTTCTTGAAGAAAGAGGTTTTATTGGTGGAAGTATGTTACTTCTAATCTATATAGTTCTTTTGGCTCAAATTCTTTATATTGCTGATACTACTCAAGATAAATTTGGAAAATATGTCTGTTATGGAGTGGCAACTATCTTCTTTTTCCATATATTTGTAAATATGGGGATGATAATGGGAATAATGCCAGTAACAGGATTACCTTTACTTTTAATGAGTTATGGTGGAAGTTCTTTAGTGTTTTCATTTTTAATACTTGGAGTTGTACAAAGTGTAAAGATTCATAGAGGAAACAAATAA
- a CDS encoding ABC transporter ATP-binding protein: MVRDLSKNNELILEARNLTKQFKVSKSSTLTACDNINLSMYKGKTLGIVGESGCGKSTFLRMLMNLEKISSGEIFYKGKDISKFSKDEIWESRQHIQMVYQDPGASFNPRMKVVDILTEPLINYDRLKKEDKEKKAIELLEMVDLPADFIHKYPQNMSGGQKQRIGIARALSLEPEILVCDEATSALDVSIQKNIIELLVKLQKERDLCIVFICHDIALIQSFAHEIAVMYLGNVLELLPGDKLKDNAYHPYTKALLSSLFSINMNFSEKIASIEGDVPSPIDLPSGCVFQGRCKFVKDKCKEQKPTLENIDKNHEVACYFTKEINNL; the protein is encoded by the coding sequence ATGGTGAGAGATTTGTCTAAAAACAATGAACTAATATTAGAAGCTAGAAACTTAACAAAACAATTTAAAGTTTCTAAAAGTAGTACTCTTACTGCCTGTGATAATATAAACCTGTCTATGTATAAGGGTAAAACTTTAGGAATTGTTGGAGAATCTGGTTGTGGAAAGTCTACTTTTTTAAGAATGCTTATGAATTTAGAAAAAATTTCAAGTGGAGAAATTTTTTATAAGGGTAAAGATATAAGTAAATTTTCTAAAGATGAAATTTGGGAAAGTAGACAGCATATACAAATGGTTTATCAAGACCCTGGAGCTTCTTTTAACCCTAGAATGAAAGTAGTGGATATTTTAACTGAGCCACTTATTAACTATGATAGACTAAAAAAAGAAGATAAAGAAAAAAAGGCTATTGAACTTCTTGAAATGGTTGACCTGCCTGCAGATTTTATTCATAAATATCCTCAAAATATGAGTGGTGGACAAAAACAAAGAATTGGTATAGCAAGAGCTTTATCATTAGAGCCAGAAATTTTAGTCTGTGATGAGGCTACATCAGCTCTTGATGTTTCTATACAAAAAAATATCATTGAACTTTTAGTAAAATTACAAAAAGAAAGAGATTTATGTATAGTTTTTATTTGTCATGATATTGCACTAATTCAATCTTTTGCTCATGAAATTGCTGTTATGTACTTAGGCAATGTTTTAGAACTTTTACCTGGGGATAAATTAAAAGATAATGCTTATCATCCATATACAAAAGCTCTTTTAAGTTCTTTATTTTCTATCAATATGAATTTTTCTGAAAAGATAGCTAGTATTGAAGGAGATGTTCCTAGCCCTATTGATTTACCAAGTGGTTGTGTATTTCAAGGGCGTTGTAAATTTGTGAAAGATAAATGTAAGGAACAAAAACCTACTTTAGAAAATATTGATAAAAATCATGAAGTAGCTTGTTATTTTACAAAAGAAATAAATAATTTATAA
- a CDS encoding LptF/LptG family permease, with protein MIKKLDIYISKYFIKYFLMNIIGFMGVFLLAQTFKIIKYINQGKLEGGEIFDYILNLLPKMFVETAPLSVLLAGLITISIMASNLEIVSLKTSGIRFLRIVRAPLIIAFVISLFVFFVNNSIYTKSLAKINFYRKGEIDASLRLPKTKENAFFINNNDGYIYLMGNINRETGLAEKVEIVVYDTEISKPVEIITAQSGKYDKENKKWLLSGVNIYNVETKKSITKVEYDSDRFGEDPNNFIRAAAEDPRMLTIKELKKTIKEQKNIGEDTRIYLSELAKRYSFPFASFIVAFIGLSVSSKYVRGGRTTINLVICVVAGYGYYLVSGAFEAMSLNGILNPFISSWIPNILYFIIGMYFMNRAEY; from the coding sequence ATGATTAAAAAATTAGATATCTATATAAGTAAGTATTTTATAAAGTATTTTTTAATGAATATCATAGGTTTTATGGGAGTATTTTTATTGGCTCAAACCTTTAAAATAATTAAGTATATTAATCAAGGTAAACTTGAAGGTGGAGAAATTTTTGACTATATTCTAAACTTATTGCCTAAAATGTTTGTTGAAACAGCTCCTCTTTCAGTTTTATTAGCTGGACTTATAACTATAAGTATAATGGCAAGTAATTTGGAAATTGTTTCATTAAAAACATCAGGAATAAGATTTTTAAGAATAGTTAGAGCTCCTTTGATTATAGCTTTTGTAATCTCTTTATTTGTATTTTTTGTAAATAATTCTATTTATACTAAATCTCTAGCTAAAATTAATTTTTATAGAAAGGGAGAAATAGATGCTTCTTTAAGATTACCCAAAACTAAAGAAAATGCTTTTTTTATAAATAATAATGATGGTTATATCTATTTAATGGGGAATATTAATAGAGAAACAGGACTTGCAGAAAAAGTTGAAATAGTAGTTTATGATACTGAAATATCTAAACCAGTTGAAATTATCACCGCACAGAGTGGAAAGTATGACAAAGAAAATAAGAAATGGCTACTTTCAGGAGTAAATATTTATAATGTTGAAACAAAAAAGAGTATAACTAAGGTAGAATATGATTCAGATAGATTTGGAGAAGATCCAAATAACTTTATAAGAGCAGCAGCAGAAGATCCAAGAATGTTGACTATTAAAGAATTAAAGAAAACAATTAAGGAACAAAAAAATATAGGTGAGGATACAAGAATATATCTTTCAGAATTGGCAAAAAGATATTCTTTCCCTTTTGCAAGTTTTATAGTAGCTTTTATAGGACTTTCAGTTAGTAGTAAGTATGTTAGAGGTGGAAGAACAACAATAAATTTAGTTATTTGTGTTGTGGCAGGTTATGGATATTATTTAGTGTCAGGAGCATTTGAAGCCATGAGTTTGAATGGAATCTTAAATCCATTTATTTCAAGCTGGATACCTAATATTTTATATTTTATAATAGGGATGTATTTTATGAATAGAGCTGAATATTAG
- a CDS encoding class I SAM-dependent rRNA methyltransferase gives MSKIIVKKDKEQKILNFYPNVYKDEIKEIIGTVKTGDIVDIITSDMKFLARAYVTEGTSAFARVLTTKDEKIDKKFIFEKIKNAYEKRKHLLDETNSFRAFYSEADYIPGLIIDKFDKYVSIQFRNSGVEVFRQDVIEAVKKYLKPKGIYERSDVENRVIEGVETKTGIIFGEIPERTIMIDNGVKYSIDIVDGQKTGFFLDQRDSRKFIAKYINNHTRFLDVFSSSGGFSMAALKNGAKEVVAMDKDSHALELCYENYKLNEFTADFSTVEGDAFLMLNTLATRNNKKFDIITLDPPSLIKKKTDIYKGRDFFLDLCDKSFKLLENGGILGVITCAYHISLQDLIEVTRMAASKNNKLLSVIGVNYQPEDHPWILHIPETLYLKALWVRVEER, from the coding sequence ATGTCAAAGATTATAGTAAAAAAAGATAAGGAACAAAAAATTTTAAATTTTTATCCAAATGTTTATAAAGATGAAATTAAGGAAATAATTGGAACTGTAAAGACAGGAGATATAGTTGATATTATAACAAGTGATATGAAGTTTTTGGCAAGAGCTTATGTTACAGAGGGTACATCAGCCTTTGCTAGAGTTTTAACAACAAAAGATGAAAAAATTGATAAGAAATTTATTTTTGAAAAAATAAAAAATGCCTATGAAAAAAGAAAACATCTTTTAGATGAAACAAATAGCTTTAGAGCTTTTTACTCTGAGGCAGATTATATTCCAGGCTTGATAATAGATAAATTTGATAAGTATGTATCTATTCAATTTAGAAATTCAGGTGTAGAAGTTTTTAGACAAGATGTTATAGAAGCAGTAAAAAAATATTTAAAACCTAAGGGAATATATGAAAGAAGTGATGTTGAAAACAGAGTTATAGAAGGAGTTGAAACAAAAACAGGAATAATTTTTGGTGAAATTCCAGAAAGAACTATTATGATAGATAATGGAGTCAAATACAGTATAGATATAGTTGATGGTCAAAAAACAGGTTTCTTTTTAGACCAAAGAGACTCTAGAAAATTTATAGCTAAATACATCAATAATCATACAAGATTTTTAGATGTTTTTTCAAGCAGTGGAGGCTTTTCTATGGCAGCTCTTAAGAATGGAGCTAAGGAAGTTGTTGCTATGGATAAAGATAGTCATGCTCTTGAGCTATGCTATGAAAACTATAAATTAAATGAATTTACAGCAGATTTCTCAACAGTAGAGGGAGATGCTTTTCTTATGCTAAATACTTTAGCTACTAGAAATAATAAAAAGTTTGATATTATAACACTTGATCCACCTTCACTTATCAAAAAGAAAACAGATATTTACAAGGGAAGAGATTTCTTTTTAGATTTGTGTGACAAAAGTTTTAAACTTTTAGAAAATGGAGGAATTTTAGGAGTTATTACTTGTGCTTATCACATAAGCTTACAAGATTTAATTGAAGTAACAAGAATGGCTGCTTCAAAAAATAATAAACTATTGAGTGTTATTGGAGTAAATTATCAACCTGAGGATCATCCTTGGATATTACATATCCCTGAAACACTATATCTAAAAGCCCTATGGGTAAGAGTAGAGGAAAGATAA
- a CDS encoding HU family DNA-binding protein — MTKKEFVDAFAKKGELKIKDSERLVAAFLETVEDALLKGEGVRFIGFGSWEVRERAAREVTNPQTKKKIKVEAKKVVKFKVGKPLADKVAEQKPAKKVAKKK; from the coding sequence ATGACAAAAAAGGAATTTGTAGACGCATTTGCGAAAAAGGGAGAACTAAAAATAAAAGATTCTGAAAGATTAGTAGCAGCTTTCTTAGAAACTGTAGAAGATGCGTTATTAAAAGGTGAAGGAGTTAGATTTATAGGATTTGGTTCTTGGGAAGTTAGAGAAAGAGCTGCAAGAGAAGTAACTAACCCTCAAACTAAGAAAAAAATTAAAGTAGAAGCTAAAAAAGTAGTTAAATTTAAAGTTGGAAAACCTTTAGCAGATAAAGTTGCAGAACAAAAACCTGCTAAAAAAGTTGCAAAGAAAAAATAA
- a CDS encoding NCS2 family permease, translated as MEFLDSYFKITERKSTISHEVMGGITTFLAMAYIIIVNPSVLSISGMDKGALITVTCLASFIGTMIAGVWANSPIALAPGMGLNAFFTYTLTLERQVPWQTALGIVFLSGCFFLILSIGGIREKIASSIPVSLRLAVGGGIGLFIAFIGLKSMGVVVANQATFVGIGEFTKTTCVSIIGLLIIIVMEVKKKKGGILIGIIITTILGIVIGDVELPSKVLSLPPSPAPILFKLDIMSAFKLSLIGPIFSFMFVDLFDSLGTLMSCSKEMGLIDDSGEVKNLGRMLYTDAGSTIIGATMGTSTVTAYVESAAGIMLGARTGLAATVTALGFLLSLFFTPLISIVPGYATAPALIVVGIFMFRQVSNLDFSDLKILFPAFITIFTMPLTYSISTGLALGFLSYILVHLLSLDFKKLNITLFFIGAICLLHLLV; from the coding sequence ATGGAATTTTTGGATAGTTACTTTAAAATAACTGAAAGAAAAAGTACTATTTCACACGAAGTTATGGGGGGAATTACAACATTTTTAGCAATGGCTTATATCATAATTGTAAATCCTTCTGTATTATCAATTTCTGGAATGGATAAAGGAGCTTTAATAACAGTAACTTGTTTAGCATCTTTTATTGGAACAATGATAGCAGGAGTATGGGCAAATTCACCTATAGCCTTAGCACCAGGTATGGGACTTAATGCTTTCTTTACTTATACTTTAACTTTAGAAAGACAAGTTCCTTGGCAAACAGCATTAGGTATAGTATTTTTATCAGGATGTTTCTTCTTAATTCTATCAATAGGAGGAATAAGAGAAAAAATTGCAAGTTCAATACCAGTTTCATTGAGATTAGCAGTTGGTGGAGGAATAGGATTATTTATAGCTTTTATTGGTCTTAAATCTATGGGAGTAGTTGTTGCTAACCAAGCCACTTTTGTAGGAATAGGAGAATTTACTAAAACAACTTGTGTTTCTATTATAGGACTTTTAATTATAATTGTAATGGAAGTTAAAAAGAAAAAAGGTGGAATACTTATAGGAATTATTATAACAACAATATTAGGAATTGTGATTGGAGATGTAGAATTACCTTCAAAAGTTCTTTCTCTACCTCCAAGTCCAGCACCTATTTTATTTAAGCTAGATATTATGTCCGCATTTAAATTATCATTGATAGGACCTATATTCTCATTTATGTTTGTTGATTTATTTGACTCATTAGGAACTCTTATGAGTTGTTCAAAAGAAATGGGACTTATAGATGATAGTGGAGAAGTAAAAAATCTTGGAAGAATGCTTTATACAGATGCTGGATCAACAATAATAGGAGCCACTATGGGGACTTCAACAGTAACTGCTTATGTTGAATCTGCAGCAGGTATTATGCTAGGAGCAAGAACAGGGCTTGCTGCAACAGTAACAGCTTTAGGGTTCTTATTATCATTATTCTTTACACCACTTATCAGTATAGTACCAGGATACGCAACAGCACCAGCTTTAATTGTTGTTGGTATATTTATGTTTAGACAAGTTTCAAATTTAGATTTTAGTGATTTAAAAATATTATTCCCAGCATTTATAACAATATTTACTATGCCTTTAACATATAGTATAAGTACGGGTCTTGCACTAGGATTTTTATCTTATATATTAGTTCATTTATTGAGTTTAGATTTTAAAAAATTGAATATAACATTATTCTTTATTGGTGCAATTTGCTTACTTCACTTACTTGTTTAA
- a CDS encoding RluA family pseudouridine synthase, which produces MIEFIIDEEYETVRIDRFLRKHLKNIALSEVYKMLRKAKVKVNNKKVSQDYRLVLGDIVFVFLPESFEEKNEEKSIELNEVRKEKLKFMIVYEDENLFIINKNLGDVIHKGSGHDVSLLEEFRSYYSNNKINFVNRIDKLTSGLVIGAKNIKTAREIAKEIQLGNISKKYYILVYGKIEKEKFVLENYLKKDEEKVIVSDIEKEDYKKSITYYKRINGNDDYTLLEAELKTGRTHQLRAQLNHLGHTIVGDTKYGKNIKEDIMYLFSYYLKIDLYNLELELGIPNFFLKKCDMLK; this is translated from the coding sequence ATGATAGAATTTATAATTGATGAAGAATATGAAACTGTTAGAATAGATAGATTTTTAAGAAAGCATTTAAAGAATATAGCTCTTTCAGAAGTTTATAAAATGCTTAGAAAGGCTAAAGTAAAAGTTAATAATAAAAAAGTTTCTCAAGATTATAGGTTAGTTTTAGGTGATATAGTTTTTGTATTTTTACCTGAAAGTTTTGAAGAAAAAAATGAAGAAAAATCTATTGAATTAAATGAAGTTAGAAAAGAAAAATTGAAATTTATGATAGTTTATGAAGATGAGAATTTATTTATCATAAATAAAAATTTAGGAGATGTAATTCATAAGGGAAGTGGACATGATGTTTCTTTACTTGAAGAATTTAGATCTTATTATTCAAATAATAAAATAAATTTTGTAAATCGTATTGACAAGTTAACTTCAGGTCTTGTTATAGGAGCTAAAAATATAAAAACTGCTAGAGAAATAGCAAAAGAAATACAATTAGGAAATATTAGTAAAAAGTATTATATATTGGTCTATGGAAAAATAGAAAAAGAAAAATTTGTTTTAGAAAATTACTTGAAAAAAGATGAAGAAAAGGTTATAGTATCAGATATTGAAAAAGAAGATTATAAGAAGTCTATAACTTATTATAAAAGAATAAATGGTAATGATGATTATACTTTGTTAGAAGCAGAACTTAAAACAGGTAGAACTCATCAATTAAGAGCTCAATTAAATCATTTAGGTCATACCATTGTAGGTGATACAAAGTATGGTAAAAATATTAAAGAAGATATAATGTACCTATTTTCTTATTATTTAAAAATAGATTTATATAATTTAGAACTTGAGTTGGGAATCCCAAATTTCTTTTTAAAAAAGTGTGATATGCTAAAATAA
- a CDS encoding CvpA family protein, producing the protein MYLDILILIIFIFGIFSGIRNGIFIEIISVFGFAINLLITKMYTPVVLKFLKRSDATFANNYVITYIVTFITVYLVVSMILVFVKKAFKGLKKGFFNKLMGGIAGFVKAFIASLVIILIYTYSSKLAPSLEKYSQGSSAIGIFYEIIPNFESYIPDILVEDFNKNATKKIIEKNINTML; encoded by the coding sequence ATGTATTTAGATATTTTAATTTTAATAATTTTTATATTTGGAATATTTAGTGGAATAAGAAATGGAATTTTTATAGAAATTATATCAGTTTTTGGTTTTGCAATTAATTTGCTTATTACAAAAATGTATACACCAGTTGTTTTAAAATTTTTAAAAAGATCAGATGCAACATTTGCAAATAATTATGTAATAACATATATAGTGACTTTTATAACTGTATATTTAGTTGTATCAATGATATTAGTTTTTGTAAAAAAAGCATTTAAGGGTCTGAAAAAAGGGTTTTTTAATAAATTAATGGGAGGAATAGCAGGTTTTGTAAAGGCTTTTATAGCTTCACTTGTAATTATATTAATTTATACATATAGTTCTAAATTAGCTCCATCATTGGAAAAATATTCACAAGGAAGTTCAGCAATAGGGATATTTTATGAAATTATCCCTAATTTTGAAAGTTACATACCAGATATTCTAGTAGAAGATTTTAATAAAAATGCCACAAAAAAAATTATAGAAAAGAATATTAATACTATGTTATAA
- a CDS encoding LptF/LptG family permease, with protein MKIINKYILDELKGPIILAVFVFTFIFLLDIVVTMMEHIIVKGISVFDVLRLLSFYIPPILTQTIPIGMFLGIMICFTKFSRNSESVAMVSTGMSIRAILKPILAIAIGAAIFILFLQESIIPRSFVKLKYVGTKIAYENPVFQLKEKTFIDNLDQYSIYVDKVESDGKAKNIIAFEKPEDKTKFPMVLTGEEAFWKDNAIILKQSQFISFDETGKKNLTGTFDEKRVVLTPYFENLNLKIKDVEALSITDLVKNIRKVETEEVLKYKIEIFRKLALIFSTVPLAVIGFCLSLGHHRISKKYSFVLAMIIIFAYIIFLNIGIVMASAGKIHPFIATWTPNVLLYFLGYKLYRAKEVRGI; from the coding sequence ATGAAGATAATAAATAAATACATTTTAGATGAGTTAAAAGGACCAATTATACTGGCAGTTTTTGTATTTACTTTCATATTTTTGCTAGATATAGTAGTAACTATGATGGAACATATAATAGTAAAAGGAATATCAGTTTTTGATGTTTTAAGACTACTTTCTTTTTATATTCCTCCAATACTTACTCAAACAATTCCAATAGGAATGTTTTTAGGAATAATGATATGTTTTACAAAATTTAGTAGAAATAGTGAATCTGTTGCAATGGTATCAACAGGAATGTCTATTAGAGCTATTTTAAAACCTATACTTGCTATTGCAATAGGAGCAGCTATATTTATTTTATTTTTACAGGAAAGTATAATACCTCGTTCTTTTGTAAAATTAAAATATGTAGGAACTAAAATAGCCTATGAAAATCCAGTTTTTCAACTAAAAGAGAAAACTTTTATAGATAACTTAGATCAATATAGTATATATGTTGATAAGGTTGAATCTGATGGTAAGGCAAAAAATATTATTGCTTTTGAAAAACCAGAAGATAAAACAAAATTTCCTATGGTTTTAACAGGTGAAGAAGCATTCTGGAAAGATAATGCGATAATTTTAAAGCAATCACAATTTATTAGCTTTGATGAAACTGGAAAGAAAAATTTGACAGGAACATTTGATGAAAAAAGAGTTGTACTGACACCATACTTTGAAAATTTGAATTTAAAAATAAAAGATGTTGAAGCTCTTAGCATAACAGATCTTGTTAAAAATATAAGAAAAGTAGAAACAGAGGAAGTTCTTAAATATAAAATTGAAATTTTTAGAAAGTTAGCTTTAATTTTTTCCACTGTTCCTCTAGCAGTCATAGGATTTTGTCTTTCATTAGGACATCATAGAATATCAAAGAAATACTCTTTTGTCTTAGCAATGATAATAATATTTGCCTATATAATATTCTTAAATATAGGAATAGTTATGGCAAGTGCTGGGAAAATACATCCTTTTATTGCTACTTGGACACCTAATGTACTTTTATATTTCTTAGGGTATAAATTGTACAGAGCAAAAGAGGTGAGAGGAATATAA
- the dut gene encoding dUTP diphosphatase → MKKIQVKVVREEGVQLPKYETEGSAGMDVRANIKEAITLKSLERIMIPTGLKVAIPEGYEIQVRPRSGLAIKHGITMLNTPGTVDSDYRGELKVIVVNLSNEAYTIEPNERIGQFVLNKVEQIEFVEVEELDDTSRGEGGFGHTGK, encoded by the coding sequence ATGAAAAAGATACAAGTTAAAGTAGTTAGAGAAGAAGGAGTTCAACTTCCAAAATATGAAACTGAAGGTTCAGCAGGAATGGATGTTAGAGCAAATATAAAAGAAGCTATAACTTTAAAATCTTTAGAGAGGATTATGATACCAACAGGTTTGAAAGTTGCCATACCTGAAGGTTATGAAATACAAGTTAGACCAAGAAGTGGTTTAGCTATAAAACATGGGATAACTATGCTTAATACTCCTGGAACAGTTGATAGTGACTACAGAGGAGAATTAAAAGTTATAGTTGTAAACTTGAGTAATGAAGCTTATACAATAGAGCCTAATGAAAGAATTGGGCAATTTGTTTTGAATAAGGTTGAACAAATAGAATTTGTTGAGGTTGAAGAGTTGGATGATACTAGCCGTGGTGAAGGTGGTTTTGGACATACAGGGAAATAA
- a CDS encoding M16 family metallopeptidase, translated as MENIKLKKLDNGITLITEHLPNVSTFSMGFFIKTGAINETKKESGISHFIEHLMFKGTKNRTAKEISEFVDFEGGILNAFTSREVTCYYIKLLSSKMDIALDVLTDMLLNSNFDEESIEKERNVIIEEIRMYEDIPEEIVHEKNIEFALKGIHSNSISGTIASLKKINRKAILKYLEEHYVAENLVIVVSGNIDEKYLYKELSKKMKDFRRAKKEEVLDLTYQIKKGKKVVKKPSNQIHLCFTTRGVSNKSELRYPAAIISNILGEGMSSRLFQKIREERGLAYSVYTYLTRFTNCGLLSVYVGTTKEDYKEVIKLIKEEFKNIKENGISERELRKAKNKYESAFTFSLESTSSRMNRLASTYLTYGEIISLDKVREDIEKVSLKDIKKAAEFLFDEEYYSQTIVGDI; from the coding sequence TTGGAAAATATAAAACTAAAGAAATTAGATAATGGAATAACCTTAATAACAGAACATTTACCTAATGTAAGTACATTTAGTATGGGATTTTTTATAAAAACAGGTGCTATAAATGAAACTAAAAAAGAAAGTGGAATCTCTCATTTTATTGAACATTTAATGTTTAAGGGTACAAAGAATAGAACAGCTAAAGAAATTTCAGAATTTGTTGATTTTGAAGGAGGTATATTAAATGCCTTTACTTCAAGAGAGGTTACTTGCTACTATATAAAACTTTTATCATCGAAAATGGATATAGCTCTAGATGTTCTAACAGATATGTTACTTAATTCAAATTTTGATGAAGAAAGTATAGAAAAAGAAAGAAATGTAATTATAGAAGAAATAAGAATGTATGAAGACATACCTGAAGAAATAGTTCATGAAAAAAATATTGAATTTGCCTTAAAAGGAATACATTCAAACTCTATCTCAGGAACAATAGCAAGTTTAAAGAAAATTAATAGAAAAGCTATTTTAAAATATTTAGAAGAACATTATGTAGCTGAGAACTTAGTTATAGTAGTATCTGGAAATATAGATGAAAAATATTTATATAAAGAATTAAGTAAAAAAATGAAAGACTTTAGAAGAGCAAAGAAAGAAGAAGTTTTAGATTTAACTTATCAAATCAAAAAAGGTAAAAAAGTAGTTAAAAAACCTTCTAATCAGATACATCTTTGCTTTACAACAAGAGGAGTTTCTAATAAGTCAGAATTAAGATATCCAGCAGCTATAATTTCAAATATCTTAGGTGAAGGAATGAGCTCAAGATTGTTTCAAAAAATAAGAGAAGAAAGAGGGCTTGCATATTCAGTTTATACTTATCTGACAAGATTTACTAACTGTGGACTACTTTCTGTTTATGTTGGAACAACAAAAGAAGACTATAAGGAAGTTATAAAACTTATAAAAGAAGAATTTAAGAATATTAAAGAAAATGGAATATCAGAAAGAGAACTTAGAAAAGCTAAAAATAAATATGAAAGTGCCTTTACTTTTAGCTTAGAAAGTACAAGTTCAAGAATGAATAGATTAGCTTCAACATATTTAACTTATGGAGAAATAATAAGTCTTGATAAGGTGAGAGAAGATATTGAAAAAGTTAGTCTAAAAGATATAAAAAAGGCAGCAGAATTTTTATTTGATGAAGAATATTACTCACAAACAATAGTAGGAGATATATAA